The Cricetulus griseus strain 17A/GY chromosome 9, alternate assembly CriGri-PICRH-1.0, whole genome shotgun sequence genome has a segment encoding these proteins:
- the Spred3 gene encoding sprouty-related, EVH1 domain-containing protein 3 isoform X4 has protein sequence MVRVRAVVMARDDSSGGWLPVGGGGLSQTTLECTLRPGLVYNKVNPIFHHWSLGDCKFGLTFQSPAEADEFQKSLLAALAALSRGSLTPSSSSSSSSPSQDTAETPCPLTSHVDSDSSSSHSRQETPPTAVAAAIVTVESTSAFPPATPPQRRRSSAQSYPPLLQFTGIPEPSESLAGAGSQGWGGRGYEDYRRSGLPAPLPLSTCVVGFAKTGALRGAALGPPVSLPAPLTEAAPPAPPARPPPGPGPTPAPAKASPEAEEAARCVHCRALFRRRADGRGGRCAEAPDPGRLLVRRLSCLWCAESLLYHCLSDAEGDFSDPCACEPGHPRPAARWAALAALSLAVPCLCCYAPLRACHWVATRCGCAGCGGRHEEAAR, from the exons ATGGTGCGGGTCCGAGCCGTGGTGATGGCCCGAGATGACTCCAGTGGGGGCTGGCTGCCTGTGGGGGGCGGGGGCCTCAGCCAG ACCACCTTGGAGTGTACCCTGAGACCAGGCTTGGTTTACAACAAAGTGAACCCTATCTTCCACCACTGGAGCCTGGGGGACTGCAAGTTTGGGCTGACATTTCAGAGTCCTGCAGAGGCTGACGAATTCCAGAAGAGTCTGCTGGCTGCGCTGGCTGCCCTCAGCCGAG GCTCCCTCacgccctcctcctcctcctcctcctcctccccttcccaggACACTGCAGAGACTCCCTGCCCTCTGACG TCCCACGTGGACAGCGACTCCTCCTCCAGTCACAGCCGCCAGGAGACTCCTCCCACAGCTGTTGCAGCTGCCATTGTCACAGTGGAGTCAACATCTGCCTTCCCTCCAGCCACGCCTCCACAACGGAGACGCTCCTCTGCTCAG AGCTATCCTCCGCTTCTACAGTTCACTGGGATTCCAGAACCCTCAGAATCTCTAGCCGGGGCCGGGAGCCAGGGCTGGGGCGGCCGTGGCTATGAGGACTACCGGCGATCAGGACTACCGGCACCTCTTCCCCTGTCGACCTGCGTGGTGGGCTTTGCCAAGACTGGTGCATTGAGGGGTGCAGCACTGGGTCCCCCAGTGTCACTCCCTGCTCCTCTCACTGAGGCTGCACCCCCAGCACCCCCTGCTCGTCCACCCCCAGGTCCAGGCCCCACCCCTGCTCCAGCCAAGGCCTCCCCGGAGGCCGAGGAGGCCGCACGGTGTGTGCACTGCCGAGCACTCTTCCGCCGTCGTGCGGATGGGCGCGGTGGTCGCTGCGCAGAGGCCCCGGACCCAGGTCGCCTGCTAGTGCGTAGGCTCAGCTGCCTGTGGTGCGCGGAGAGCTTGCTGTACCACTGCCTGTCGGACGCCGAGGGCGACTTCTCGGACCCGTGCGCTTGTGAGCCAGGGCACCCACGCCCTGCTGCGCGCTGGGCTGCCCTAGCTGCGCTGTCCCTGGCAGTGCCCTGCCTCTGTTGCTACGCGCCCCTGCGCGCCTGTCACTGGGTTGCGACACGATGTGGCTGTGCGGGCTGCGGGGGTCGCCATGAGGAGGCTGCACGGTGA
- the Spred3 gene encoding sprouty-related, EVH1 domain-containing protein 3 isoform X3, producing the protein MVRVRAVVMARDDSSGGWLPVGGGGLSQVSVCRVRGARPEGGARQGHYVIHGERLRDQKTTLECTLRPGLVYNKVNPIFHHWSLGDCKFGLTFQSPAEADEFQKSLLAALAALSRGSLTPSSSSSSSSPSQDTAETPCPLTSHVDSDSSSSHSRQETPPTAVAAAIVTVESTSAFPPATPPQRRRSSAQSYPPLLQFTGIPEPSESLAGAGSQGWGGRGYEDYRRSGLPAPLPLSTCVVGFAKTGALRGAALGPPVSLPAPLTEAAPPAPPARPPPGPGPTPAPAKASPEAEEAARCVHCRALFRRRADGRGGRCAEAPDPGRLLVRRLSCLWCAESLLYHCLSDAEGDFSDPCACEPGHPRPAARWAALAALSLAVPCLCCYAPLRACHWVATRCGCAGCGGRHEEAAR; encoded by the exons ATGGTGCGGGTCCGAGCCGTGGTGATGGCCCGAGATGACTCCAGTGGGGGCTGGCTGCCTGTGGGGGGCGGGGGCCTCAGCCAGGTGAGCGTATGTCGGGTCCGAGGGGCCAGGCCCGAGGGGGGGGCCCGCCAGGGGCACTACGTCATCCACGGGGAGCGGCTTCGGGACCAGAAA ACCACCTTGGAGTGTACCCTGAGACCAGGCTTGGTTTACAACAAAGTGAACCCTATCTTCCACCACTGGAGCCTGGGGGACTGCAAGTTTGGGCTGACATTTCAGAGTCCTGCAGAGGCTGACGAATTCCAGAAGAGTCTGCTGGCTGCGCTGGCTGCCCTCAGCCGAG GCTCCCTCacgccctcctcctcctcctcctcctcctccccttcccaggACACTGCAGAGACTCCCTGCCCTCTGACG TCCCACGTGGACAGCGACTCCTCCTCCAGTCACAGCCGCCAGGAGACTCCTCCCACAGCTGTTGCAGCTGCCATTGTCACAGTGGAGTCAACATCTGCCTTCCCTCCAGCCACGCCTCCACAACGGAGACGCTCCTCTGCTCAG AGCTATCCTCCGCTTCTACAGTTCACTGGGATTCCAGAACCCTCAGAATCTCTAGCCGGGGCCGGGAGCCAGGGCTGGGGCGGCCGTGGCTATGAGGACTACCGGCGATCAGGACTACCGGCACCTCTTCCCCTGTCGACCTGCGTGGTGGGCTTTGCCAAGACTGGTGCATTGAGGGGTGCAGCACTGGGTCCCCCAGTGTCACTCCCTGCTCCTCTCACTGAGGCTGCACCCCCAGCACCCCCTGCTCGTCCACCCCCAGGTCCAGGCCCCACCCCTGCTCCAGCCAAGGCCTCCCCGGAGGCCGAGGAGGCCGCACGGTGTGTGCACTGCCGAGCACTCTTCCGCCGTCGTGCGGATGGGCGCGGTGGTCGCTGCGCAGAGGCCCCGGACCCAGGTCGCCTGCTAGTGCGTAGGCTCAGCTGCCTGTGGTGCGCGGAGAGCTTGCTGTACCACTGCCTGTCGGACGCCGAGGGCGACTTCTCGGACCCGTGCGCTTGTGAGCCAGGGCACCCACGCCCTGCTGCGCGCTGGGCTGCCCTAGCTGCGCTGTCCCTGGCAGTGCCCTGCCTCTGTTGCTACGCGCCCCTGCGCGCCTGTCACTGGGTTGCGACACGATGTGGCTGTGCGGGCTGCGGGGGTCGCCATGAGGAGGCTGCACGGTGA